Proteins from a single region of Paraglaciecola sp. T6c:
- a CDS encoding AraC family transcriptional regulator N-terminal domain-containing protein → MQSTSGVIKTSESGSQQQGLVLAQWDDNVSEALLRLMQLMGNPTDTAILDESRLRELYCAVLRGE, encoded by the coding sequence ATGCAAAGTACCAGTGGTGTAATTAAAACGTCTGAAAGTGGCTCACAGCAGCAGGGATTAGTATTGGCTCAATGGGATGACAACGTCAGCGAAGCCTTATTGCGATTGATGCAGTTAATGGGAAACCCAACCGATACAGCCATCCTTGATGAAAGCCGTCTTCGAGAGCTTTATTGCGCTGTGTTAAGGGGAGAATAG